Proteins encoded by one window of Salmo trutta chromosome 17, fSalTru1.1, whole genome shotgun sequence:
- the LOC115152130 gene encoding leucine-rich repeat-containing protein 4C yields MLNKMTSSRQQQTMRGPRWNRALSDPLFVLLLALQLLAVAGLVRAQTCPSVCSCSNQFSKVICTRRGLREVPDGISTNTRYLNLQENLIQVIKVDSFKHLRHLEILQLSKNHIRNIEIGAFNGLASLNTLELFDNRLTTIPNGAFEYLSKLKELWLRNNPIESIPSYAFNRVPSLRRLDLGELKRLSYISEGAFEGLGNLRYLNLGMCNLKEIPNLIPLVKLDELEMSGNQLTVIRPGSFKGLIHLQKLWMMHAQIKTIERNSFDDLQSLVELNLAHNNLTLLPHDLFTPLHHLERVHLHHNPWNCNCDILWLSWWLKEMVPANTSCCARCSSPASHKGRYIGELDQNYFHCYAPVIVEPPADLNVTEGMAAELKCRASSLTSVSWITPNGSIMTHGAYKIRISVLNDGTLNFTNVTMQDTGTYTCMVSNSAGNTTASATLNVSSTENVLSYFTTVTVETIEPVHDEGRSTVWQKVGPTPSAGSWETVSSTSTTTTMARTPLSTQATEKTFTIPVTDLNDSSMTGLDEVMKTTKIIIGCFVAITLMAAVMLIIFYKMRKQHHQQNHHAPQRTIEIINVDEDCVTGGPAMEGHLTLPPLEHEHLNHYNTYKSAYNHVSTINSIHSSAHEPLLIRASSKDNVQETQI; encoded by the coding sequence ATGTTGAACAAGATGACCTCTTCTCGGCAGCAGCAGACGATGAGAGGTCCTAGGTGGAACCGGGCCCTGTCCGACCCTTTGTTTGTGCTGCTCCTAGCCCTCCAGCTCCTGGCGGTGGCGGGCCTGGTGCGCGCTCAGACCTGCCCCTCTGTCTGCTCCTGCAGCAACCAGTTCAGCAAGGTGATCTGCACGCGGCGGGGGCTCCGTGAGGTCCCCGACGGCATCTCCACCAACACACGCTACCTGAACCTGCAGGAGAACCTCATCCAGGTGATCAAGGTGGACAGCTTCAAGCACCTGCGGCACCTGGAGATCCTGCAGCTGAGCAAGAACCACATCCGAAACATTGAGATTGGGGCCTTCAACGGCCTGGCCAGTCTCAACACCCTGGAGCTGTTTGACAACCGCCTCACCACAATCCCCAATGGGGCCTTTGAGTACCTCTCCAAGCTCAAGGAGCTGTGGCTAAGGAACAACCCCATCGAGAGCATTCCCTCGTATGCGTTCAACAGGGTACCCTCGCTACGGAGGCTGGATTTAGGGGAACTCAAACGCCTCTCGTATATCTCAGAGGGGGCTTTCGAGGGCCTCGGCAACCTGCGCTACCTGAACCTGGGCATGTGCAATCTGAAGGAGATCCCCAACCTCATCCCACTCGTCAAGCTGGATGAGCTAGAGATGTCAGGGAACCAGCTGACGGTCATCAGACCTGGCTCCTTCAAAGGGTTGATCCACCTGCAGAAGCTGTGGATGATGCATGCCCAGATCAAAACCATTGAAAGGAACTCCTTTGACGACCTGCAGTCGCTGGTGGAGCTCAACCTggcccacaacaacctcaccctgCTGCCCCATGATCTCTTCACCCCCCTGCACCACCTGGAGAGAGTCCACCTCCATCACAACCCCTGGAACTGCAACTGTGACATCCTGTGGCTCAGCTGGTGGCTCAAAGAGATGGTTCCAGCCAACACCAGCTGCTGCGCTCGCtgcagttccccagccagccacAAGGGACGCTACATAGGTGAGCTGGACCAGAACTATTTCCACTGTTATGCACCTGTTATTGTGGAGCCACCAGCGGACCTGAACGTGACAGAGGGTATGGCTGCAGAGCTGAAGTGCAGGGCCAGCTCTCTGACCTCAGTCAGTTGGATTACGCCCAATGGCTCCATCATGACCCACGGTGCGTACAAGATCCGCATTTCTGTGCTCAACGACGGCACGCTGAACTTCACCAATGTCACCATGCAGGACACGGGAACCTACACCTGCATGGTAAGCAACTCAGCAGGCAATACCACAGCATCTGCCACTCTCAACGTGTCTTCCACAGAGAACGTCCTCAGCTACTTTACCACAGTGACAGTGGAGACCATCGAGCCAGTGCACGACGAGGGGCGCTCCACCGTGTGGCAGAAGGTGGGCCCCACCCCCTCCGCCGGATCCTGGGAGACTGTGtcgtccacctccaccaccaccacaatggCCCGGACGCCCCTCTCCACCCAGGCCACAGAGAAGACCTTTACTATCCCTGTCACGGACCTGAACGACAGCTCCATGACCGGCCTGGATGAGGTGATGAAGACCACCAAGATCATCATCGGCTGCTTCGTGGCCATCACCCTCATGGCCGCCGTTATGCTAATCATCTTCTACAAGATGAGGAAGCAGCACCACCAGCAGAACCACCATGCGCCACAGCGCACCATCGAGATCATCAACGTAGACGAGGACTGTGTGACAGGCGGGCCGGCCATGGAGGGCCACCTGACTCTGCCCCCGCTGGAGCATGAGCACCTGAACCACTACAACACCTATAAGTCTGCGTACAACCACGTCTCCACTATCAACTCCATACACAGCTCGGCGCACGAACCTTTGTTAATCCGGGCCAGTTCGAAAGACAATGTACAAGAGACCCAGATCTAA